The following proteins come from a genomic window of Kocuria palustris:
- a CDS encoding enoyl-CoA hydratase encodes MTETEQTYDTILVETRGRVGIITLNRPKALNALNSQVLADVLHAARAFDADHGIGAILLTGSDKAFAAGADIKEMADRGFAEMFATDWFAGWQGLAEIRTPTIAAVSGYALGGGCELAMLCDLLIASETARFGQPEINLGVLPGMGGSQRLTRAIGRPKAMDMVLTGRQMDAQEAERAGLVSRVIPADEFQDNSLEIAQTIASKSLIATMAAKEAVHTALETPLSQGLVAERRLFHGLFATEDQKEGMAAFIEKRDPEFKHR; translated from the coding sequence ATGACCGAGACCGAGCAGACCTACGACACCATCCTCGTCGAGACCCGCGGGCGGGTCGGGATCATCACCCTGAACCGCCCCAAGGCCCTGAACGCCCTGAATTCGCAGGTACTGGCCGACGTCCTGCACGCCGCCCGAGCCTTCGATGCCGACCACGGGATCGGCGCGATCCTGCTGACCGGCTCGGACAAGGCCTTCGCCGCGGGAGCCGACATCAAGGAGATGGCCGATCGCGGCTTCGCCGAGATGTTCGCCACCGACTGGTTCGCCGGCTGGCAGGGCCTGGCCGAGATCCGCACCCCCACCATCGCCGCCGTGAGCGGCTACGCCTTGGGCGGCGGCTGCGAGCTGGCCATGCTCTGCGATCTGCTGATCGCCTCCGAGACCGCCAGGTTCGGCCAGCCGGAGATCAACCTGGGCGTGCTGCCCGGCATGGGCGGGTCGCAGCGCCTGACGCGGGCGATCGGGCGCCCCAAGGCCATGGACATGGTCCTCACCGGGCGCCAGATGGATGCGCAGGAAGCGGAGCGCGCCGGGCTCGTCTCGCGCGTGATCCCCGCCGACGAGTTCCAGGACAACTCCCTGGAGATCGCGCAGACCATCGCCTCGAAGTCGCTGATCGCGACCATGGCCGCCAAGGAGGCGGTGCACACAGCCCTGGAGACCCCGCTGTCACAGGGGCTGGTCGCCGAGCGGAGGCTGTTCCACGGCCTGTTCGCCACGGAGGACCAGAAGGAGGGCATGGCCGCGTTCATCGAGAAGCGCGACCCGGAGTTCAAGCACCGCTGA
- a CDS encoding DUF3500 domain-containing protein: MNSTDNSAAQTITTADHSNGPASRWSRLRVGAAGISVAALLATTACGTVGQASDTSSDSAANSVSTAAEASADPTSTEETATDSSSADSSAEVQLLAQASADTLDEDQLAELNQDYSYANATNWSNFPQQLLQNGMGGGPGGDSASSSGRVGLQISTLDDEQRAALEELMAAALGGEDDEGYDEVMSILAADDYLAENYGGTDYGSENYYMAFLGEVTDSGTWELQFGGHHLAVSNTYTDGELVSATPSFRGTEPTGEFTFDGETYDPLSQETDALSALAESLTEEQLAEAATDQSDLLLGPGQDGEFPEEEGVKVSELSEEQQQLVLEAIATYVDDLPEDEAAEYMEKYESQLEDTYVLFSGSTDFSQAGDYIRIDGPSVWIELAMQNGVATSEPHIHSVWRDSETDYAGLTEESSSADSTE, encoded by the coding sequence ATGAACAGCACCGACAACAGCGCAGCCCAGACCATCACCACCGCCGACCACTCCAACGGGCCCGCCTCTCGCTGGAGCCGCCTGAGGGTGGGAGCCGCCGGGATCAGCGTCGCCGCCCTGCTGGCCACGACCGCCTGCGGCACCGTCGGCCAGGCCTCGGACACGTCCTCCGACAGCGCTGCGAACAGCGTCTCGACCGCGGCGGAGGCCAGCGCCGATCCGACCTCGACAGAGGAGACCGCGACCGATTCGTCGTCCGCCGACAGCTCCGCCGAGGTCCAGCTCCTGGCTCAGGCCTCCGCGGACACCCTGGACGAGGATCAGCTGGCCGAGCTGAACCAGGACTACAGCTACGCCAATGCGACCAACTGGTCGAACTTCCCCCAGCAGCTGCTCCAGAACGGCATGGGCGGCGGCCCCGGCGGGGACTCGGCCTCGTCGTCGGGTCGGGTGGGACTGCAGATCTCGACCCTGGACGACGAGCAGCGAGCGGCTCTGGAGGAGCTGATGGCCGCCGCGCTCGGAGGGGAGGACGACGAGGGCTACGACGAGGTCATGTCCATCCTGGCCGCCGACGACTATCTGGCTGAGAACTACGGAGGCACGGACTACGGCTCGGAGAACTACTACATGGCCTTCCTGGGCGAGGTCACCGACAGCGGCACCTGGGAGCTGCAGTTCGGCGGGCACCACCTCGCGGTGTCCAACACCTACACCGACGGTGAGCTGGTCAGTGCGACCCCGTCCTTCCGCGGCACGGAGCCCACGGGAGAGTTCACGTTCGACGGCGAGACCTACGACCCGCTGTCCCAGGAGACGGACGCGCTCTCCGCGCTGGCGGAGTCCCTGACCGAGGAGCAGTTGGCCGAGGCCGCCACCGATCAGTCCGACCTGCTGCTCGGCCCGGGCCAGGACGGCGAGTTCCCCGAGGAGGAGGGCGTGAAGGTCTCGGAGCTGTCCGAGGAGCAGCAGCAGCTAGTGCTCGAGGCGATCGCGACCTACGTCGACGACCTGCCGGAGGACGAGGCGGCCGAGTACATGGAGAAGTACGAGTCGCAGCTCGAAGACACCTACGTCCTGTTCTCGGGGAGCACCGACTTCTCTCAGGCCGGCGACTACATCCGCATCGACGGCCCCAGCGTGTGGATCGAGCTCGCCATGCAGAACGGCGTGGCCACCTCCGAGCCGCACATCCATTCGGTGTGGCGAGATTCCGAGACCGACTACGCCGGGCTCACCGAGGAGTCCTCGAGCGCCGACTCCACGGAGTGA